A region from the Thermoanaerobaculia bacterium genome encodes:
- a CDS encoding pyridoxamine 5'-phosphate oxidase family protein codes for MENDAPIRPEIAKIAEMIRDVEIAMLTTISEDGSLRSRPMATLRDEFDGTLRFFLPASGALAEDVRRRPAVAVSYAEPKDERYVSITGRASIVRDPVRIAQLWHPMLERWFPKGQTDPDLALLEVEAESADAWDGRKSTMTRLYQKLRAVTSGEMPDGPDRDRVDFARR; via the coding sequence GTGGAAAACGACGCCCCGATCCGGCCCGAGATCGCGAAAATCGCCGAAATGATCCGTGACGTCGAAATCGCGATGCTCACGACGATCTCGGAAGACGGCTCGCTCCGGAGCCGTCCGATGGCCACCCTGAGGGACGAGTTCGACGGGACCCTCCGGTTCTTCCTTCCCGCGTCGGGAGCGCTCGCGGAAGACGTCCGCCGGCGGCCGGCGGTCGCCGTCAGCTATGCCGAGCCGAAGGACGAGCGGTACGTTTCGATCACGGGCCGGGCGAGCATCGTCCGCGATCCCGTCAGGATCGCTCAGCTCTGGCACCCGATGCTCGAGCGCTGGTTCCCGAAGGGCCAGACCGACCCGGACCTCGCCCTGCTCGAGGTCGAAGCGGAATCCGCGGACGCCTGGGACGGCCGAAAGAGCACCATGACCCGGCTGTACCAGAAGCTCCGGGCCGTCACCTCGGGCGA